The Sporanaerobacter acetigenes DSM 13106 genome contains the following window.
TCTAGAAAAATCCACTCTATCTTTCCTAGTTAATTCATCTAGCTCTACATCAGCTGATTCGACACTCCATACATAATCTTCAATATACTTTTCCATATTTAATTTTTGTATTATAGCTCCTCCTATAACTGCCAAAACCACTCCTACAACAACATAAGCTATGGCAATTTTACCACCAAAAAAAGACATCAATAACATGAGAGAAGCTAAATCCACCATAGGTGAAGATATTAAAAATGAAAATGTGACTCCTATAGGAAGACCTGCTGATGTAAATCCTATAAAAATAGGTATACTTGAACAACTACAAAAAGGAGTTATAGTACCTAATAGTGCTCCTATTATATTGCCTTTTATTCCTCTAATTCTTCCAAGAATCTTCTTCGTTCGCTCTGGTGGAAAATAACTTTGTATATAGGAAATTAAAAATATAAGCACTGACAACAATATAAAAATCTTTATTGTATCATAGATAAAGAAATGTACACTCCCTCCAATTTTGCTCTCCATAGACAATCCAAATACATTTTCAACTAATTTCTCCACAAGTTCAAATAGCCATTTCATTTTAAGCATTTGATCATTTATCCAATTAAACATTCCCAACAATCTCACCACCTATAGATTTTATTTCTTATTAGCCAATTCTATATACTTTTCAGCAGCCTTGCTTTTTTCTAAATCTTTCTTCAAAATTGGATAATCCTCTACATTATCTACTATATTTTGAAGTATATTTTCAAACAGTTCCCCTTCAATATTCAAAGAATAAAAGATATATTGTTCTTTTCTTTCATCTTTTACAAATCCCATATCTCTAAGTTTTGCAAGGTGTTTAGAGACATTTGGCTGAGGTATACCAGTTATTCCACACAATTGACATACGCAAAACTCCCTACGGTATAAAAGTACCATTATTCTAAGTCTAGTTTCATCTGAAAGTATTTTAAAACAATTCAGTAGTTTATCCATGCAATCATCCTCTCATTTATCTTAACTTCATTTCTTTACCGACTACACTCTCCCAAGCATTAAATATAGGTCTTATTATTTGAGGACCTATTTTCGATATAATCACCAATTGAGAAGTAGTTTCTTCTTTGTCAGTCAATTTGTAATCTATTTTTTTATTGACCACATCCACTTGATTCCATCCATCTTCAAGTTTGAAAAAGCCCTTTATTCTATAACTATCTATTTTTATAATGTCTAAAAATCTTGTAAGTTCTTCTTTAGTCAATTCACCTTCATAAGTTAAAGTCAAAGTCTTTGGCTTATTGTCCAGAGTATTTGTTGTATCTTCTGAATCAATCCATCCTTTTTCTAAAAGATTTTTTTCTAAAAAGTCATAGTCCATTTTCCCATTTATAGCTGTCTGAATTTCAGCACTATCATTAATTTCTTTTATTTTCTCTATGACTTTCACCAATCTATCTTCATCTATTAAGTCCACTTTGCTTATAACTACTAAATGACAAAATTTAAGTTGTCTTTCTACTGTCTCTATATCTTCTATTTGTTCTAAAAAGTTCAATCCATCTACTATACAAAGCGCCCCACTATAATCATAGACATCACCCTTTGCAACTTCTACTGCCTCTAAAAATTCTCCTATATTTGATGGATCTGCAAGTCCAGAACTCTCTACAAATACATAGTCC
Protein-coding sequences here:
- a CDS encoding permease — protein: MFNWINDQMLKMKWLFELVEKLVENVFGLSMESKIGGSVHFFIYDTIKIFILLSVLIFLISYIQSYFPPERTKKILGRIRGIKGNIIGALLGTITPFCSCSSIPIFIGFTSAGLPIGVTFSFLISSPMVDLASLMLLMSFFGGKIAIAYVVVGVVLAVIGGAIIQKLNMEKYIEDYVWSVESADVELDELTRKDRVDFSRNQVRDIVGRVWPYILIGVGIGATIHNWIPQHVIEKILGENNPFSVLIATLIGIPIYADIFGTIPIAEALVAKGVGIGTVLSFMMAVTTLSLPSMIMLSKVVKPKLLMTFITIVTIGIIIIGYGFNAFSYIFL
- a CDS encoding CobW family GTP-binding protein, whose translation is MGKKTKLYLLTGFLGSGKTTFLTNTLKDLSEKRVGVIMNEFGKVGIDGTIIKKEDMELIEINRGSIFCSCLQLSFVSALVDMADRDMDYVFVESSGLADPSNIGEFLEAVEVAKGDVYDYSGALCIVDGLNFLEQIEDIETVERQLKFCHLVVISKVDLIDEDRLVKVIEKIKEINDSAEIQTAINGKMDYDFLEKNLLEKGWIDSEDTTNTLDNKPKTLTLTYEGELTKEELTRFLDIIKIDSYRIKGFFKLEDGWNQVDVVNKKIDYKLTDKEETTSQLVIISKIGPQIIRPIFNAWESVVGKEMKLR
- a CDS encoding ArsR/SmtB family transcription factor; the protein is MDKLLNCFKILSDETRLRIMVLLYRREFCVCQLCGITGIPQPNVSKHLAKLRDMGFVKDERKEQYIFYSLNIEGELFENILQNIVDNVEDYPILKKDLEKSKAAEKYIELANKK